A window from Heliangelus exortis chromosome 17, bHelExo1.hap1, whole genome shotgun sequence encodes these proteins:
- the EMP2 gene encoding epithelial membrane protein 2 isoform X3, whose protein sequence is MAPGEGRAAALMDARPPRGETGGEKFLPCSPYPSLPPSPRTHARTHTLLCLRRRRRGTFENYFLSTPRSFLTSFLQEGGREAAAATAARRSQPAESVRPRSYASVKAERVHSCFVRKPKPQYTSSSFFQISAESSRVLLEYLNTLILNLLSLRLFFRIFRFISD, encoded by the exons ATGGCCCCCGGGGAGGGCCGGGCGGCGGCGCTCATGGATGCCCGCCCGCCCCGAGGGGAAACGGGCGGGGAAAAGTTTCTCCCGTGCTCGCCctatccctccctccctccttctccgCGCACGCACGCTCGCACACACACGCTCCTCTGCCTTCGCAGGCGGCGGAGGGgcacttttgaaaattattttctttccacaccCCGTTCTTTTCTGACATCATTTCTGCAGGAGGGCGGGCGGGAGGCAGCTGCCGCCACCGCCGCCAGACGGTCGCAGCCCGCGGAGTCTGTCCGGCCCCGCTCCT ATGCATCTGTGAAAGCTGAGAGAGTACATTCGTGTTTTGTAAGAAAACCGAAGCCACAGTACACAAGCAGTTCCTTCTTTCAAATTAGTGCTGAATCTTCTCGA GTTTTGCTGGAGTATTTGAATACACTTATCTTGAATCTTTTAAGCTTGAGGCTGTTCTTTAGGATTTTCAG atttatcTCAGACTGA
- the EMP2 gene encoding epithelial membrane protein 2 isoform X1, whose translation MAPGEGRAAALMDARPPRGETGGEKFLPCSPYPSLPPSPRTHARTHTLLCLRRRRRGTFENYFLSTPRSFLTSFLQEGGREAAAATAARRSQPAESVRPRSYASVKAERVHSCFVRKPKPQYTSSSFFQISAESSRVLLEYLNTLILNLLSLRLFFRIFSACMQAPLFHFLLISLLCDEGL comes from the exons ATGGCCCCCGGGGAGGGCCGGGCGGCGGCGCTCATGGATGCCCGCCCGCCCCGAGGGGAAACGGGCGGGGAAAAGTTTCTCCCGTGCTCGCCctatccctccctccctccttctccgCGCACGCACGCTCGCACACACACGCTCCTCTGCCTTCGCAGGCGGCGGAGGGgcacttttgaaaattattttctttccacaccCCGTTCTTTTCTGACATCATTTCTGCAGGAGGGCGGGCGGGAGGCAGCTGCCGCCACCGCCGCCAGACGGTCGCAGCCCGCGGAGTCTGTCCGGCCCCGCTCCT ATGCATCTGTGAAAGCTGAGAGAGTACATTCGTGTTTTGTAAGAAAACCGAAGCCACAGTACACAAGCAGTTCCTTCTTTCAAATTAGTGCTGAATCTTCTCGA GTTTTGCTGGAGTATTTGAATACACTTATCTTGAATCTTTTAAGCTTGAGGCTGTTCTTTAGGATTTTCAG TGCTTGTATGCAGGCACCattgtttcatttccttctgaTTTCCTTGCTTTGTGATGAAGGACTTTGA
- the EMP2 gene encoding epithelial membrane protein 2 isoform X2: MLILLAFIIVFHITSAALLFISTIDNAWWVGENFSTDVWRMCFTNNSVCIAITDQFREYQSIQAVQAAMILSTIFCCVAFLVFILQLFRLKQGERFVLTSIIQLLSCLCVMIAASIYTDRHEELHKSMEYSFEVSEGQYGYSFVLAWIAFAFTLISGAMYLVLRKRK; the protein is encoded by the exons ATGTTGATTCTTCTGGCTTTCATTATCGTGTTTCACATAacctcagcagcactgctgttcaTCTCAACTATTGACAAT gccTGGTGGGTAGGAGAAAATTTTTCTACAGACGTCTGGAGAATGTGTTTCACAAATAATAGTGTCTGCATAGCTATTACTGATCAATTCAGAG aatatCAATCAATTCAGGCTGTTCAGGCTGCCATGATCCTATCTACTATTTTCTGTTGCGTGgcatttctggttttcattcttCAACTCTTCCGTCTAAAGCAAGGAGAAAGATTTGTGTTAACCTCTATCATCCAGCTCCTGTCGT gtCTGTGTGTTATGATTGCAGCTTCCATTTATACAGATAGGCATGAAGAACTACACAAGAGCATGGAATATAGCTTTGAAGTTTCTGAAGGCCAATATGGCTATTCCTTTGTCTTAGCCTGGATTGCATTTGCCTTTACTCTGATCAGTGGTGCTATGTACCTAGTATTAAGGAAGCGTAAATAA